A region of Penaeus chinensis breed Huanghai No. 1 chromosome 38, ASM1920278v2, whole genome shotgun sequence DNA encodes the following proteins:
- the LOC125046197 gene encoding uncharacterized protein LOC125046197 isoform X2, with product MVGVPAGATGGVGVGAGVGVGVGVGVGVAGDVIGGGEGEDLRRAAAQGDTAKLLALIEEGAAVNLSDECGYTALQRAACEGHLEIVRQLIKHNANVDHQDDQHGNTALHEAAWKGYSQTAEALVRAKANVYIKNKGGFAPLHLACQNGHNQTCRVLLLAGCKPDIKNNYGDTPLHTAARYGHAGVTRILLSAKTNVGEMNKNGDTALHIAAAMGRRKLTRILLESGADQTIKNKQNETPGDIAKRKEFDQILEILKNPPPVVTPEERLRREQEQKKKELKEAKAKGAAGGRAGKGAAGGKSDKKREKTNDSGTSSKDSSTRAKEKKKHKAEHKEKRRAKHVEWSPYGCQFYPPASAELAALNIDSLPKEPLATGEQYFIDLAGNIKKGPVGVGYTCYCAPFFRNVESKLEKDKVALMDHIDAAHDKLDAKITNLEHRTRSHIQHLSDTVKQKLAAEKEECRQRAERTRASRDTEAELRASQLRQWVERRLAAQNSGSPVAHTPRTCTAFRGSIRRGRDPVTGLFPLTRSRSEEAVSEYREEGESDHEPVYKGLRVLDHPTSMYNIPQTLNDEIDTVIYDSPKPIASLVPGALRCPSPDDHHIRSVSADGRGAPSTSRQESRSHSVDARQVLGDPRSQMEEKRAPEKPRGESPGWLATNRDLLNESTSSDASAGRRGSRGSRGISGSSAQGSPLVGRMSRYSPAQPSPLLRRPDLTSQGEVLIAPPMRPAPLHHSDLNQAVDNLRVSHAEHGAIPKTNGRAENRDEDRDDTHDHQQQEWSGYSRYDYRNTNPYMYGDLRGRNPHARPPPITSAPLEPKAAKPGYEAYPQYPKTPEEGQTAETYHASLAQAHEDFDAATYLDMDRYRIQQAVRRLYDGYMAEGRLDPVQRRPNLESSLEHDSHNDSGYSTRLCTGSQGPSPALSGGHEVSSDTEMKHVSETCLQEASRHVVVEARDGGRHPPGRDAAYATGAISRFSNGLPQPTSASRFSTPHLGNDKVIIGESSLV from the exons TGCGGGTATACTGCCCTACAGCGAGCGGCGTGCGAAGGTCACCTCGAAATCGTCCGCCAGCTCATCAAACACAACGCAAACGTCGACCATCAGGATGATCAG CACGGCAACACGGCGCTGCACGAGGCGGCGTGGAAGGGCTACAGCCAGACGGCGGAGGCGCTGGTTCGAGCCAAAGCCAACGTGTACATCAAGAACAAGGGAGGCTTCGCGCCCCTGCACCTGGCCTGCCAGAACGGCCATAACCAGACCTGCCGCGTCCTGCTCCTCGCTGGCTGCAAGCCCGACATCAAGAATAAC TACGGCGACACGCCCCTGCACACGGCGGCGCGGTACGGCCACGCCGGCGTCACGCGGATCCTCCTATCGGCCAAGACCAACGTCGGCGAGATGAACAAG AACGGCGACACAGCCCTGCACATCGCGGCCGCCATGGGGAGGAGAAAGCTCACCAGAATACTGCTCGAGTCTGGCGCCGACCAGACGATCAAGAACAAG CAAAACGAGACCCCGGGCGACATAGCGAAACGAAAGGAGTTCGACCAGATCCTGGAGATCCTGAAGAATCCTCCTCCTGTAGTGACTCCCGAGGAGCGGCTGCGGAGGGagcaggagcagaagaagaaggagctgaAGGAGGCGAAGGCCAAGGGCGCGGCGGGGGGGAGGGCGGGCAAGGGCGCGGCGGGGGGCAAGAGCGACAAGAAGCGGGAGAAGACCAACGACAGCGGGACCTCGAGCAAGGACAGCAGCACGCGggccaaggagaagaagaag CACAAGGCGGAGCACAAGGAGAAGCGCCGCGCCAAGCACGTGGAGTGGTCTCCCTACGGGTGCCAGTTCTACCCCCCGGCCTCGGCGGAGTTGGCGGCGCTCAACATCGACTCCTTGCCCAAGGAACCGCTGGCCACGGGCGAGCAGTACTTCATCGACCTCGCGGGAAATATCAAGAAG GGACCCGTCGGCGTGGGATACACCTGCTACTGCGCGCCCTTCTTCAGGAATGTGGAGAGCAAACTGGAGAAGGACAAGGTTGCGCTCATGGACCACATAGACGCCGCTCACGACAAACTTGATGCTAAGATCACCAACCTCGAACACCGCACGCGGTCGCACATTCAGCATCTCAGCGACACCGTCAAGCAGAAG CTGGCGGCGGAGAAGGAAGAGTGTCGTCAGCGGGCGGAGAGAACCCGGGCGTCGCGCGATACGGAGGCAGAGCTGAGGGCGTCGCAACTTCGGCAGTGGGTGGAGCGTCGTCTCGCAGCGCAGAACTCAGGAAGCCCCGTCGCCCACACGCCCAGGACCTGCACTGCCTTCAGAGGCTCAATCCGAAGGGGGAGGGACCCTGTGACGGGGCTCTTCCCTTTGACGAG ATCCCGCTCAGAAGAAGCTGTATCAGAATAccgtgaggaaggagagagcgatcATGAGCCTGTGTACAAGGGTCTCAGGGTGCTCGACCACCCGACGTCCATGTACAACATTCCCCAGACCCTCAACGACGAGATTGACACTGTCATTTATGATTCACCAAAGCCCATCGCCTCACTGGTTCCCGGCGCCCTTCGATGTCCCTCTCCAGACGACCATCACATCCGAAGTGTGTCTGCAGATGGTCGCGGCGCACCGTCGACGAGCAGACAGGAGAGTCGAAGTCACTCAGTAGATGCTCGACAAGTCCTGGGTGATCCACGGAGtcagatggaggagaagagagcccCGGAGAAGCCTCGGGGTGAGAGTCCCGGCTGGCTGGCCACGAACAGAGACCTCCTGAACGAGTCTACCAGCAGTGACGCCTCTGCTGGTCGTCGAGGAAGTCGCGGGAGCCGAGGAATAAGCGGGTCGTCTGCCCAGGGCTCACCTCTAGTCGGCCGCATGAGTCGGTACTCCCCAGCTCAACCATCGCCGCTCTTGCGCCGCCCGGACTTGACTTCGCAGGGCGAGGTGTTGATTGCTCCTCCAATGAGACCCGCGCCCCTGCACCACTCCGACCTGAATCAGGCGGTGGACAACCTGCGCGTATCGCACGCCGAGCACGGGGCAATACCAAAGACTAACGGGCGAGCAGAGAATCGCGACGAGGACCGGGACGACACACACGACCATCAGCAACAGGAATGGAGTGGCTACAGCCGGTACGATTATCGCAACACCAATCCATACATGTATGGGGATCTCCGCGGCCGCAACCCACATGCAAGGCCACCTCCTATCACCAGTGCGCCCCTGGAGCCCAAGGCCGCAAAGCCAGGGTATGAGGCTTACCCGCAATACCCAAAGACACCCGAGGAAGGACAGACGGCGGAGACGTACCACGCCTCACTAGCGCAAGCCCACGAAGACTTCGATGCTGCGACCTATCTGGATATGGACAG GTACAGGATACAGCAAGCAGTGCGACGTCTGTATGACGGTTACATGGCTGAAGGCCGCCTCGACCCAGTCCAGCGACGGCCAAACCTGGAGTCGTCTCTGGAACACGATTCCCACAACGACTCCGGCTACTCGACCCGGCTATGCACGGGCTCCCAGGGCCCCTCGCCTGCCCTCTCAG GTGGGCATGAAGTGTCGTCAGACACCGAGATGAAGCACGTATCCGAAACGTGTCTGCAGGAGGCTAGTAGGCATGTGGTGGTCGAAGCCAGGGACGGAGGCAGGCACCCTCCAGGGAGAGACGCGGCCTACGCTACAGGTGCCATTTCAAGGTTCTCAAACGGCTTGCCGCAGCCTACTTCGGCGTCCCGGTTCTCAACTCCGCACTTGGGGAACGACAAGGTTATTATCGGAGAGTCGTCTCTGGTATAA
- the LOC125046197 gene encoding uncharacterized protein LOC125046197 isoform X1 — MVGVPAGATGGVGVGAGVGVGVGVGVGVAGDVIGGGEGEDLRRAAAQGDTAKLLALIEEGAAVNLSDECGRTPLHWACSRRQPNTVAALLLSAAKVNITDNCGYTALQRAACEGHLEIVRQLIKHNANVDHQDDQHGNTALHEAAWKGYSQTAEALVRAKANVYIKNKGGFAPLHLACQNGHNQTCRVLLLAGCKPDIKNNYGDTPLHTAARYGHAGVTRILLSAKTNVGEMNKNGDTALHIAAAMGRRKLTRILLESGADQTIKNKQNETPGDIAKRKEFDQILEILKNPPPVVTPEERLRREQEQKKKELKEAKAKGAAGGRAGKGAAGGKSDKKREKTNDSGTSSKDSSTRAKEKKKHKAEHKEKRRAKHVEWSPYGCQFYPPASAELAALNIDSLPKEPLATGEQYFIDLAGNIKKGPVGVGYTCYCAPFFRNVESKLEKDKVALMDHIDAAHDKLDAKITNLEHRTRSHIQHLSDTVKQKLAAEKEECRQRAERTRASRDTEAELRASQLRQWVERRLAAQNSGSPVAHTPRTCTAFRGSIRRGRDPVTGLFPLTRSRSEEAVSEYREEGESDHEPVYKGLRVLDHPTSMYNIPQTLNDEIDTVIYDSPKPIASLVPGALRCPSPDDHHIRSVSADGRGAPSTSRQESRSHSVDARQVLGDPRSQMEEKRAPEKPRGESPGWLATNRDLLNESTSSDASAGRRGSRGSRGISGSSAQGSPLVGRMSRYSPAQPSPLLRRPDLTSQGEVLIAPPMRPAPLHHSDLNQAVDNLRVSHAEHGAIPKTNGRAENRDEDRDDTHDHQQQEWSGYSRYDYRNTNPYMYGDLRGRNPHARPPPITSAPLEPKAAKPGYEAYPQYPKTPEEGQTAETYHASLAQAHEDFDAATYLDMDRYRIQQAVRRLYDGYMAEGRLDPVQRRPNLESSLEHDSHNDSGYSTRLCTGSQGPSPALSGGHEVSSDTEMKHVSETCLQEASRHVVVEARDGGRHPPGRDAAYATGAISRFSNGLPQPTSASRFSTPHLGNDKVIIGESSLV; from the exons TGCGGGTATACTGCCCTACAGCGAGCGGCGTGCGAAGGTCACCTCGAAATCGTCCGCCAGCTCATCAAACACAACGCAAACGTCGACCATCAGGATGATCAG CACGGCAACACGGCGCTGCACGAGGCGGCGTGGAAGGGCTACAGCCAGACGGCGGAGGCGCTGGTTCGAGCCAAAGCCAACGTGTACATCAAGAACAAGGGAGGCTTCGCGCCCCTGCACCTGGCCTGCCAGAACGGCCATAACCAGACCTGCCGCGTCCTGCTCCTCGCTGGCTGCAAGCCCGACATCAAGAATAAC TACGGCGACACGCCCCTGCACACGGCGGCGCGGTACGGCCACGCCGGCGTCACGCGGATCCTCCTATCGGCCAAGACCAACGTCGGCGAGATGAACAAG AACGGCGACACAGCCCTGCACATCGCGGCCGCCATGGGGAGGAGAAAGCTCACCAGAATACTGCTCGAGTCTGGCGCCGACCAGACGATCAAGAACAAG CAAAACGAGACCCCGGGCGACATAGCGAAACGAAAGGAGTTCGACCAGATCCTGGAGATCCTGAAGAATCCTCCTCCTGTAGTGACTCCCGAGGAGCGGCTGCGGAGGGagcaggagcagaagaagaaggagctgaAGGAGGCGAAGGCCAAGGGCGCGGCGGGGGGGAGGGCGGGCAAGGGCGCGGCGGGGGGCAAGAGCGACAAGAAGCGGGAGAAGACCAACGACAGCGGGACCTCGAGCAAGGACAGCAGCACGCGggccaaggagaagaagaag CACAAGGCGGAGCACAAGGAGAAGCGCCGCGCCAAGCACGTGGAGTGGTCTCCCTACGGGTGCCAGTTCTACCCCCCGGCCTCGGCGGAGTTGGCGGCGCTCAACATCGACTCCTTGCCCAAGGAACCGCTGGCCACGGGCGAGCAGTACTTCATCGACCTCGCGGGAAATATCAAGAAG GGACCCGTCGGCGTGGGATACACCTGCTACTGCGCGCCCTTCTTCAGGAATGTGGAGAGCAAACTGGAGAAGGACAAGGTTGCGCTCATGGACCACATAGACGCCGCTCACGACAAACTTGATGCTAAGATCACCAACCTCGAACACCGCACGCGGTCGCACATTCAGCATCTCAGCGACACCGTCAAGCAGAAG CTGGCGGCGGAGAAGGAAGAGTGTCGTCAGCGGGCGGAGAGAACCCGGGCGTCGCGCGATACGGAGGCAGAGCTGAGGGCGTCGCAACTTCGGCAGTGGGTGGAGCGTCGTCTCGCAGCGCAGAACTCAGGAAGCCCCGTCGCCCACACGCCCAGGACCTGCACTGCCTTCAGAGGCTCAATCCGAAGGGGGAGGGACCCTGTGACGGGGCTCTTCCCTTTGACGAG ATCCCGCTCAGAAGAAGCTGTATCAGAATAccgtgaggaaggagagagcgatcATGAGCCTGTGTACAAGGGTCTCAGGGTGCTCGACCACCCGACGTCCATGTACAACATTCCCCAGACCCTCAACGACGAGATTGACACTGTCATTTATGATTCACCAAAGCCCATCGCCTCACTGGTTCCCGGCGCCCTTCGATGTCCCTCTCCAGACGACCATCACATCCGAAGTGTGTCTGCAGATGGTCGCGGCGCACCGTCGACGAGCAGACAGGAGAGTCGAAGTCACTCAGTAGATGCTCGACAAGTCCTGGGTGATCCACGGAGtcagatggaggagaagagagcccCGGAGAAGCCTCGGGGTGAGAGTCCCGGCTGGCTGGCCACGAACAGAGACCTCCTGAACGAGTCTACCAGCAGTGACGCCTCTGCTGGTCGTCGAGGAAGTCGCGGGAGCCGAGGAATAAGCGGGTCGTCTGCCCAGGGCTCACCTCTAGTCGGCCGCATGAGTCGGTACTCCCCAGCTCAACCATCGCCGCTCTTGCGCCGCCCGGACTTGACTTCGCAGGGCGAGGTGTTGATTGCTCCTCCAATGAGACCCGCGCCCCTGCACCACTCCGACCTGAATCAGGCGGTGGACAACCTGCGCGTATCGCACGCCGAGCACGGGGCAATACCAAAGACTAACGGGCGAGCAGAGAATCGCGACGAGGACCGGGACGACACACACGACCATCAGCAACAGGAATGGAGTGGCTACAGCCGGTACGATTATCGCAACACCAATCCATACATGTATGGGGATCTCCGCGGCCGCAACCCACATGCAAGGCCACCTCCTATCACCAGTGCGCCCCTGGAGCCCAAGGCCGCAAAGCCAGGGTATGAGGCTTACCCGCAATACCCAAAGACACCCGAGGAAGGACAGACGGCGGAGACGTACCACGCCTCACTAGCGCAAGCCCACGAAGACTTCGATGCTGCGACCTATCTGGATATGGACAG GTACAGGATACAGCAAGCAGTGCGACGTCTGTATGACGGTTACATGGCTGAAGGCCGCCTCGACCCAGTCCAGCGACGGCCAAACCTGGAGTCGTCTCTGGAACACGATTCCCACAACGACTCCGGCTACTCGACCCGGCTATGCACGGGCTCCCAGGGCCCCTCGCCTGCCCTCTCAG GTGGGCATGAAGTGTCGTCAGACACCGAGATGAAGCACGTATCCGAAACGTGTCTGCAGGAGGCTAGTAGGCATGTGGTGGTCGAAGCCAGGGACGGAGGCAGGCACCCTCCAGGGAGAGACGCGGCCTACGCTACAGGTGCCATTTCAAGGTTCTCAAACGGCTTGCCGCAGCCTACTTCGGCGTCCCGGTTCTCAACTCCGCACTTGGGGAACGACAAGGTTATTATCGGAGAGTCGTCTCTGGTATAA